One part of the Mariniblastus fucicola genome encodes these proteins:
- a CDS encoding DUF1559 domain-containing protein, producing the protein MQLNQKRTEGFTLVELLVVIAIIGILIGMLLPAVQQVREAARRTQCANKLRQIGLATHNFASAYNSEFPMLGEAQEGGHWSAFILPFMEQTNLYNKLSFGSVNWADSSAATGATLDSQFAHLRQIAASELELEFMKCPSSSATAAVFDASVYSPPWFVAARQPANYLGVVTGIQPNDWKPAFGWGRTNRAYWTDSSGSRMETKHHSELDGLIVTRRPEEARISQGGMAGDCGFSSCTDGTSNTVLFGEAEPDPDLVATASTQENPNTGRKDHWALGGDDFDNWEGTDWSEQGGSTAVAINYPKPVDARYSDASPEWAAYEVSFGSRHPGGATFARADGSVGFITDSIEPSIFSGLGTRANGEVIGDY; encoded by the coding sequence ATGCAATTGAACCAAAAGAGAACGGAAGGTTTCACTCTCGTTGAGTTGCTGGTCGTTATCGCGATCATCGGAATTCTCATCGGAATGTTGTTGCCTGCTGTCCAACAAGTCAGGGAAGCTGCCCGTCGCACGCAATGTGCCAACAAGCTTCGACAGATCGGTCTTGCGACACACAACTTCGCATCGGCCTACAACAGTGAATTTCCAATGCTCGGCGAAGCTCAGGAAGGCGGACACTGGTCAGCTTTCATTTTGCCATTCATGGAACAAACCAACCTCTACAACAAACTTTCTTTCGGGTCCGTCAACTGGGCAGACTCATCGGCAGCAACCGGCGCGACACTCGACTCCCAGTTCGCTCATCTTCGTCAGATTGCAGCCTCTGAGCTGGAACTCGAATTCATGAAATGCCCTTCGTCATCTGCGACCGCCGCAGTTTTTGACGCTTCGGTCTATTCACCGCCATGGTTTGTGGCTGCACGTCAGCCAGCGAACTACCTGGGCGTGGTTACCGGAATTCAGCCCAACGACTGGAAGCCGGCCTTTGGCTGGGGACGCACCAATCGAGCGTACTGGACGGATAGCAGCGGATCCCGAATGGAGACTAAACATCACTCGGAACTCGATGGCTTGATCGTTACTCGTCGCCCCGAAGAAGCCCGGATTTCGCAAGGCGGAATGGCCGGAGACTGTGGCTTTTCGAGCTGCACTGACGGCACCTCGAACACGGTTCTGTTCGGAGAAGCCGAGCCGGATCCTGATCTCGTGGCAACGGCGTCGACTCAGGAGAACCCTAACACGGGTCGCAAGGACCACTGGGCTCTCGGTGGCGACGACTTCGACAACTGGGAAGGAACTGACTGGTCTGAACAAGGCGGATCAACGGCGGTCGCGATCAACTACCCAAAACCGGTAGACGCAAGGTACAGCGATGCCAGTCCGGAGTGGGCGGCTTACGAAGTGAGTTTCGGGTCACGACACCCGGGTGGAGCAACGTTTGCTCGTGCAGACGGTTCGGTCGGATTCATCACAGACAGTATCGAGCCTTCGATCTTCAGCGGACTTGGAACACGAGCCAACGGCGAAGTCATCGGTGACTACTAG
- a CDS encoding DUF5690 family protein, with the protein MLRQLDLKHNVKIVLWASAAAFVAYFSMYGFRKPFLVAKFDGQSFLGSEVELKTALAISQILGYANSKYIGVRLCSGMDRKWIAAWLCGLILCAQLSLLAFAVAPPQWKVAAIFFNGLPLGMIWGFVVRYLEGRRTSDIALSFLCFSFLIASGVVKDVGLWLMNSRSVSESWMPFETGCIFLVPFFIAVFALSKLPPATQLDIEQRQPRKGMTTEQRWSFLRTFATGLVPLFIVYCLLTAFRDYRDNYGIEMLTELGYAGTAAVFSKIEFPIAVSILVVLGLLFLVKDNRRSLQLIFTMMVSGSIILGATNLLFVSGYISGFLWMVGIGLGAYLIYVPYNAVLFERMIAVTGTASTAVFAIYIADALGYTGSVAIQLYKDLLAGEASRIGFFIGFTWLLSILAFAMLVFSGVYFSRLSQQNTAGAEDA; encoded by the coding sequence ATGCTCAGACAACTGGATCTTAAACATAATGTGAAGATCGTTTTATGGGCTTCGGCAGCCGCGTTTGTTGCTTACTTTTCAATGTATGGCTTTCGAAAACCGTTTTTGGTGGCCAAATTTGACGGGCAAAGCTTTCTCGGTTCTGAAGTCGAACTGAAAACAGCGTTGGCGATCAGTCAGATCCTTGGTTATGCGAATTCGAAATACATTGGCGTCCGACTTTGTAGTGGGATGGATCGAAAATGGATCGCCGCGTGGCTATGCGGGCTGATTTTGTGTGCCCAGCTATCGTTGCTGGCTTTCGCCGTCGCGCCGCCACAATGGAAAGTCGCTGCGATCTTCTTCAACGGCCTTCCGCTGGGAATGATTTGGGGATTCGTGGTTCGCTACCTGGAGGGACGACGCACCAGCGACATCGCACTTTCGTTTCTCTGTTTCTCCTTCCTGATCGCCAGCGGAGTCGTGAAAGACGTTGGATTGTGGCTGATGAATTCGCGGTCTGTTTCAGAATCATGGATGCCATTTGAAACGGGTTGCATCTTTTTGGTCCCGTTTTTTATAGCCGTTTTCGCGCTCAGCAAACTTCCACCAGCGACGCAACTGGATATCGAGCAACGTCAGCCACGCAAGGGAATGACGACGGAACAACGCTGGAGCTTTCTACGCACATTTGCCACGGGGTTGGTGCCGCTGTTCATCGTGTACTGCTTGTTGACTGCGTTTCGCGACTACCGCGATAACTACGGCATCGAAATGCTGACCGAGTTGGGATATGCGGGAACGGCGGCTGTTTTCTCGAAGATCGAATTTCCGATCGCTGTTTCGATTCTTGTGGTGCTGGGCCTGCTGTTTCTGGTCAAAGACAACCGACGCAGCCTCCAGCTGATTTTCACGATGATGGTTTCTGGCTCGATCATTCTCGGCGCAACGAACCTTCTGTTTGTCAGCGGCTACATTTCTGGATTCCTGTGGATGGTCGGAATCGGGTTGGGGGCGTATCTAATTTACGTTCCCTACAACGCAGTGCTTTTTGAACGAATGATCGCGGTGACGGGGACGGCATCGACGGCCGTTTTCGCGATCTACATCGCCGATGCGCTGGGCTACACAGGTAGCGTTGCGATTCAGCTGTACAAAGATCTATTGGCAGGCGAAGCTTCGCGAATTGGTTTCTTTATTGGATTCACCTGGTTGCTCTCGATATTGGCTTTCGCCATGCTGGTATTTAGCGGAGTTTATTTTTCGCGTTTGAGTCAACAAAACACAGCTGGAGCAGAAGATGCCTGA
- a CDS encoding TIGR03364 family FAD-dependent oxidoreductase, with product MPEFDVAIIGGGIVGLANAWMASRCNLSVAVFERDRVASGASVRNFGMVWPVGQPGELSELAMQSREFWLELQHKANLWVNPCGSLHLAHHQDEQAVLEEFVQQEGKQREIELIPASAIEKHSPAANPEGLLVGMFSPHELCVNPAVAISQISHWLEETASVSFFRNTAVTRVDDGTIKTGAGEKHQAERIVVCSGSDFETLFPTHFAAAGLRKCKLQMLATPKQPNEWALGPHLAGGLTLRHYKSFESCPTHTALKNRIANESPLLDEFGIHVMASQNNNGEVILGDSHVYDDDISPFDSAEIDRLILEELDKLIRLPDFSIERRWHGIYAKHPTRHVLVADPEPNCKIVTATGGAGMTLSFGLAEQIWKHW from the coding sequence ATGCCTGAGTTTGACGTCGCCATTATAGGAGGCGGGATCGTTGGATTGGCCAACGCATGGATGGCTTCGCGCTGCAATTTGAGCGTCGCGGTATTCGAACGAGACCGAGTCGCGTCGGGTGCTTCGGTGCGGAATTTTGGCATGGTCTGGCCGGTCGGTCAGCCCGGGGAGTTGTCAGAACTTGCGATGCAGAGCCGGGAGTTTTGGCTGGAATTGCAGCACAAAGCCAACCTCTGGGTGAACCCTTGCGGCAGCCTACATTTGGCTCACCATCAAGACGAACAGGCGGTGCTGGAAGAGTTTGTTCAGCAAGAGGGAAAGCAGCGTGAAATCGAGCTGATTCCTGCTTCGGCAATCGAAAAACATTCGCCAGCGGCCAACCCGGAAGGACTGCTCGTCGGCATGTTCAGCCCGCACGAGCTTTGCGTGAATCCCGCCGTTGCGATCTCCCAGATTTCGCATTGGCTTGAGGAAACGGCCAGCGTCAGCTTCTTCAGAAACACGGCCGTCACGCGGGTCGATGACGGCACAATCAAAACGGGCGCCGGCGAAAAGCATCAGGCTGAGCGAATCGTCGTTTGCAGCGGAAGCGATTTTGAGACGCTTTTTCCAACACATTTCGCCGCCGCAGGACTGCGAAAATGCAAACTGCAAATGTTGGCCACTCCAAAGCAGCCCAACGAATGGGCTTTGGGGCCGCACCTTGCCGGCGGATTGACGCTGCGGCACTACAAGTCATTTGAATCGTGCCCGACGCACACGGCGTTGAAAAATCGAATCGCAAACGAGTCGCCTTTGCTGGATGAATTCGGCATTCACGTGATGGCTTCGCAGAACAACAACGGCGAAGTGATCCTCGGTGACTCACATGTTTACGACGATGACATTTCGCCGTTTGACTCTGCGGAAATCGACCGACTGATACTGGAAGAACTGGACAAACTCATTCGCTTGCCCGACTTCAGTATCGAACGACGTTGGCACGGCATCTACGCGAAACACCCAACCCGCCATGTTTTGGTCGCTGACCCGGAACCGAACTGCAAGATCGTCACCGCGACTGGCGGAGCAGGGATGACGTTGTCGTTCGGTCTTGCCGAGCAAATTTGGAAACATTGGTAG
- the phnX gene encoding phosphonoacetaldehyde hydrolase: MISKQHKIRGVVLDWAGTMVDHGSLAPAMTFQKTFQELGVEVSLDEAREPMGMAKRAHIEAVLKMPEVQKRWQQHSGSPSTDADVDAIYEKFLPLQAEVIAHYSTMIPGAVEAYQWCTENDVRVASTTGYTRALMESVTPIAHEAGYRPEVVLCAEDAPQGRPAPWLIYECAKQIGVYPMCCMLKVDDTIVGIEAGRNAGVWTVGISKSGNLVGLSEQQCSEFDPAELSSRVELAEQKLLAAGAHFVIQSVAELPELIAKINGLLADRQTP; encoded by the coding sequence TTGATTTCGAAGCAACACAAGATCCGCGGCGTTGTGCTGGATTGGGCCGGAACGATGGTTGATCATGGAAGCCTTGCACCTGCGATGACGTTTCAGAAAACGTTTCAGGAGTTGGGCGTTGAGGTTTCGCTCGACGAAGCACGTGAGCCAATGGGAATGGCCAAGCGAGCTCATATCGAAGCCGTCCTGAAGATGCCTGAGGTGCAGAAACGTTGGCAACAGCATTCTGGGTCTCCATCCACGGATGCCGACGTCGATGCGATCTACGAGAAATTCCTTCCGTTGCAAGCAGAAGTTATCGCACACTACAGCACTATGATTCCGGGAGCCGTCGAAGCGTACCAGTGGTGCACCGAGAATGACGTTCGTGTTGCCTCGACCACTGGTTACACGCGGGCGCTGATGGAGTCAGTTACGCCGATCGCACATGAAGCCGGCTATCGGCCGGAAGTCGTGCTGTGCGCAGAAGACGCTCCGCAAGGCAGACCAGCCCCTTGGCTGATCTACGAATGTGCGAAACAGATTGGTGTCTATCCGATGTGCTGCATGCTCAAGGTCGACGACACGATCGTTGGCATTGAGGCCGGCAGAAACGCTGGTGTCTGGACGGTAGGTATCTCGAAATCCGGGAATCTGGTTGGGCTTTCTGAGCAACAGTGTTCCGAATTCGATCCTGCAGAATTGAGTTCGCGTGTCGAGCTTGCAGAGCAAAAGCTGCTGGCCGCGGGAGCACACTTTGTCATCCAGTCGGTTGCCGAGCTTCCTGAATTGATTGCGAAGATCAACGGCTTGCTTGCAGATCGACAAACCCCTTGA
- a CDS encoding substrate-binding domain-containing protein, with protein sequence MHHRFETPLSKNKRLEIALLIKTDSEWHRGVIQGIAGSADDAEGWTFTVPKSDAQGEVRLPEDWNGDGIICRATSESLIDEVLEKNVPCVNISWLMNAPNMPQVTSDEAVCANMTGSYFLEKQHENFGYIGPPPWCNYSNTIETQLRNFVEAHDATLECFPMSMSATETMGVDKEDLVVWLRQLQTPIAITVWSSFVGYLLILACQELELSIPGDVAIVCIEHDPMWSVLAPVPLSNLDQDPTRVGRTAGELLRSMIAGKPAPTEPILIRPISIVERLSSRASAVKDPVLGMAIDFIHQNTASGTTVMDVVKMLGISRRTLEEKFKTHLDCSPAVFIRRHQVRAVCRLLRTTNLNIAAIARRTGFAYPEVLMRSFKREYKMTPMQFRNSGRTNETGSHIES encoded by the coding sequence ATGCACCACAGATTTGAGACTCCTCTTTCGAAGAACAAACGGTTGGAAATCGCGCTGCTGATCAAGACCGACAGTGAGTGGCATCGCGGAGTGATTCAAGGAATCGCAGGCAGCGCCGATGACGCCGAGGGATGGACCTTTACTGTCCCGAAATCGGACGCTCAGGGCGAAGTCCGATTACCGGAAGACTGGAATGGCGACGGCATTATTTGTCGGGCAACCAGCGAATCCCTGATCGATGAGGTGCTGGAGAAAAACGTTCCTTGCGTGAACATTTCCTGGTTGATGAACGCTCCGAACATGCCGCAAGTGACCTCTGATGAGGCAGTTTGTGCGAACATGACCGGAAGCTATTTCCTGGAGAAACAGCACGAAAATTTCGGATACATCGGTCCGCCGCCGTGGTGCAACTACAGCAATACGATCGAAACCCAGTTGCGAAATTTCGTTGAAGCTCACGATGCAACGCTCGAATGCTTTCCAATGTCCATGTCGGCGACTGAAACGATGGGCGTGGACAAAGAGGATCTGGTTGTATGGCTGCGGCAGTTGCAAACTCCGATCGCTATCACGGTGTGGTCCAGCTTCGTTGGCTACCTTCTGATCCTTGCATGCCAGGAGCTTGAGCTCAGCATTCCAGGTGACGTTGCGATCGTGTGTATTGAACATGATCCGATGTGGTCAGTGCTGGCGCCAGTTCCGCTGTCCAATCTTGATCAGGATCCGACGCGCGTAGGGCGTACTGCAGGAGAGTTGTTGCGATCCATGATCGCCGGTAAACCTGCGCCAACCGAACCGATCCTGATCCGCCCAATCTCGATCGTGGAACGACTCTCGTCCCGTGCATCGGCGGTGAAAGATCCGGTCTTGGGGATGGCGATCGACTTTATCCATCAAAACACTGCTTCGGGAACGACCGTGATGGACGTCGTAAAAATGCTGGGGATCTCGCGACGGACTCTGGAAGAAAAATTCAAAACTCATCTGGATTGCTCGCCCGCGGTGTTTATCCGACGCCATCAGGTTCGCGCCGTTTGCCGTTTGCTACGCACGACGAATCTTAACATTGCGGCGATCGCGCGGCGTACCGGGTTCGCCTACCCGGAAGTGCTGATGCGGTCCTTTAAACGGGAGTACAAAATGACGCCGATGCAGTTCCGAAACTCGGGACGAACGAATGAAACGGGAAGCCATATTGAGTCATGA
- a CDS encoding HD domain-containing protein has product MNKLVEQILNIFDRRGNEKYADEDVTQKEHALQCASFAISEGESDSMIVAALLHDIGHILGDDDLPANCSEDLDDGHEEVGHSFLKSHFIDAVIEPVRLHVAAKRYLSTTDPQYKDKLSPTSLKSLADQGGDMSEEELAEFRENPFFDDAIRLRFWDDEAKKLEMPQVEVSDFAKKIEAVLLPAGTPEKKLEGETC; this is encoded by the coding sequence ATGAACAAACTGGTCGAGCAAATCCTGAACATTTTTGATCGCAGAGGCAACGAAAAGTATGCCGATGAAGATGTGACTCAAAAGGAACACGCGCTGCAGTGCGCCTCGTTCGCAATCTCCGAAGGTGAATCGGATTCGATGATCGTTGCTGCGTTGTTGCATGACATCGGACACATTCTTGGCGACGATGACTTGCCTGCGAACTGCAGCGAAGATCTTGACGACGGGCATGAGGAAGTAGGACACAGTTTCCTCAAATCACACTTCATCGATGCCGTGATCGAACCTGTCCGGCTTCACGTCGCCGCGAAACGGTATCTCAGCACGACCGATCCGCAGTACAAGGACAAGCTGTCGCCTACTTCGCTCAAAAGCCTTGCCGATCAGGGTGGCGACATGTCCGAAGAGGAACTGGCTGAGTTCCGGGAAAATCCATTTTTTGACGACGCGATTCGCCTTCGATTTTGGGACGACGAAGCGAAAAAACTGGAGATGCCGCAAGTCGAGGTCAGCGACTTTGCCAAGAAAATTGAGGCCGTTTTGCTGCCCGCTGGCACTCCTGAAAAGAAGCTGGAAGGGGAAACTTGCTGA
- a CDS encoding ABC transporter ATP-binding protein gives MILASSLSRHFGVGNAKVTALDELSLEIKQGEKVAILGRSGSGKSTLLNLIAGLDTPSSGTLTVNGNEPAKLDSNGKARYRLDDVGVVFQSFQLIAQRTAFQNIELPLILAGVPLLTRRKKVLALLQRVGLEKRAHHRPHQLSGGEQQRVSIARAMVNEPPVLLADEPTGNLDTKNASDVMALMLEMIDSRNSTLCLITHDDALADQVADRVIELRDGKLVSEKLASGKPVSP, from the coding sequence ATGATTCTCGCGTCTTCTCTTTCACGACATTTCGGAGTCGGCAATGCCAAAGTCACCGCTCTTGATGAACTTTCGCTGGAAATCAAACAGGGCGAAAAAGTCGCGATTCTTGGTAGATCGGGCTCCGGAAAATCGACGCTGTTGAATCTGATCGCGGGACTCGACACGCCGTCGTCGGGGACGCTGACCGTCAATGGCAACGAACCCGCAAAGCTGGACTCAAACGGTAAAGCGCGCTATCGATTGGACGATGTCGGCGTCGTGTTTCAGTCGTTTCAGTTGATCGCGCAGCGTACTGCGTTTCAGAACATCGAGCTTCCGCTAATTCTGGCCGGAGTTCCCTTGCTCACGCGTCGCAAAAAAGTTCTGGCGTTGTTGCAACGCGTTGGCCTTGAGAAACGAGCCCACCATCGGCCGCATCAGCTTTCCGGCGGCGAACAGCAACGCGTTTCGATTGCACGCGCGATGGTCAACGAGCCTCCTGTCCTGTTGGCGGATGAACCGACGGGGAATCTGGACACAAAAAACGCTTCCGACGTGATGGCGTTGATGCTGGAAATGATTGACTCACGCAATTCGACGTTGTGCCTGATCACGCATGATGATGCGCTGGCCGATCAGGTTGCCGATCGCGTGATCGAACTTCGAGATGGCAAGCTGGTGTCTGAAAAACTGGCTTCGGGAAAGCCGGTGTCGCCATGA
- a CDS encoding ABC transporter permease, translating into MSRYDLIMMALQNLWARKSRTAFNIFGIVISCSMLLLVFAGTRGARDGLMNLFSESDFARSFAITPGRDRSSISESGVRPMQDLGQGIAEGRKNRISEKLNKDWENQNLPVTSMTLDKLDEVRNLPDIVSVLPNQSLRAMLFIGDQKVSSRASAFSAESSNLGDRVVVGNEPQSHSSRGKIWIDEYRAWRLGYKTDEELANLIGTKVTLRFDVGPAKLSPTLKRFAGIFGVKGASETELIAETFRKLFSDLDRTSLSTIEKESIRRAASRLGLDKVLDKSESSLEPGSHITREFEVAGIVKQLESSASMLFQMTRAIRSNDLLIDWRDYHAIEKATYSNRKYYYSVGAVKSPAELRQAVAAVEQAGFETRSALEILDKADTELGKVRLIVAAIALVILLIAAVGIMNTMIIAVMERTPEFGIMKAIGSKDSDIRWLMLIEAAFTGVLGALTSVGLAWLLDSVISRFARPYIETRIRQEFDFQIFVYSVGDILIVVAIAIFVCMLASLIPSRRAAKLDPVEAMK; encoded by the coding sequence ATGAGTCGATACGATCTGATCATGATGGCCCTGCAAAATCTTTGGGCCCGAAAGTCTCGCACCGCGTTCAACATTTTTGGCATCGTGATAAGTTGCTCGATGCTATTGTTGGTCTTTGCGGGAACGCGCGGCGCTCGCGACGGATTGATGAACCTGTTCTCCGAGTCCGACTTCGCGAGAAGTTTCGCGATCACTCCCGGGCGGGACCGAAGTTCCATCTCAGAATCCGGCGTACGCCCGATGCAGGACCTTGGGCAGGGGATTGCCGAAGGCAGAAAGAACCGGATCAGCGAAAAACTGAATAAGGACTGGGAGAATCAGAATCTCCCAGTGACCAGCATGACGCTGGACAAGCTCGATGAAGTCAGAAACCTGCCAGACATCGTTTCGGTGCTACCGAATCAGTCTCTTCGCGCGATGCTGTTCATTGGCGACCAGAAAGTTTCGTCTCGGGCGAGCGCATTCTCCGCTGAAAGCAGTAACCTTGGCGACCGTGTCGTTGTTGGCAACGAACCTCAATCGCATTCGTCTCGTGGAAAGATTTGGATCGACGAGTATCGTGCCTGGCGATTGGGCTATAAAACCGATGAAGAGTTGGCGAATTTGATCGGCACCAAAGTCACGCTTCGTTTCGATGTCGGGCCAGCGAAGTTGTCGCCGACGCTAAAGAGGTTCGCTGGCATTTTCGGCGTCAAAGGAGCTTCAGAAACCGAGTTGATCGCCGAGACGTTTCGCAAGCTGTTTTCAGATCTGGATCGAACGAGCCTGAGCACGATTGAGAAAGAGTCGATCCGCCGCGCGGCCAGCCGACTGGGACTGGACAAGGTACTCGACAAAAGCGAATCGAGCCTCGAACCGGGCTCCCACATCACACGTGAATTCGAGGTCGCCGGAATTGTAAAGCAACTCGAAAGTTCAGCTTCGATGCTTTTCCAAATGACTCGTGCGATCCGAAGCAACGATTTGCTGATCGACTGGCGCGACTACCACGCGATCGAAAAAGCCACGTATTCCAATCGGAAATATTACTACAGCGTTGGCGCGGTCAAATCGCCAGCCGAACTTCGACAAGCCGTCGCTGCGGTGGAACAGGCCGGATTCGAAACACGTTCTGCTCTGGAAATTCTGGACAAAGCGGACACCGAACTCGGCAAAGTTCGCTTGATCGTCGCGGCAATCGCGTTGGTAATTTTGCTGATCGCGGCAGTGGGAATCATGAACACGATGATTATTGCCGTCATGGAACGGACGCCGGAATTCGGGATCATGAAAGCCATTGGCTCTAAGGATTCAGACATCCGCTGGTTGATGCTCATCGAAGCCGCTTTCACTGGCGTCCTCGGGGCACTCACGTCAGTCGGCCTGGCCTGGCTGCTTGATTCGGTCATCAGCCGATTCGCGCGACCCTATATAGAAACGAGAATTCGTCAGGAGTTTGATTTTCAAATCTTCGTGTACTCAGTCGGCGACATCCTGATCGTGGTCGCGATCGCCATTTTCGTATGCATGCTGGCCAGCCTGATTCCATCCCGCCGTGCAGCGAAACTGGATCCCGTCGAAGCGATGAAATGA
- a CDS encoding SHOCT domain-containing protein, which translates to MPNLSAAGNQLVQSLAQRHGISTDAATHMLIAVYNGNGSMAQFNHPEFGGGGQWMQGGMTMVSDLFNNHLKYRVESICNDVANELAANQSVPFSGSFQSQSQNGSSAQTQAAGAMGSANSLFVPDPTQNWWPQNLGSPAATGSQNNVRYAYFPNSCRLAVSTGGVPWVYDTLNHQIGGFSQQQGVGGSITFTSQFGVVSLSTLPVVSRDGVAQPAPTPSAPEPDSQSLVFASEPNPQTAESVSPNDAVSTTGTMTSSSGNQEDIIETLDRLGGLKEKGYITQEEFNSKKSELLKRL; encoded by the coding sequence GTGCCAAACCTGTCAGCCGCTGGAAATCAGCTCGTTCAATCGCTTGCCCAGCGTCATGGTATTTCCACAGATGCTGCGACGCACATGTTGATCGCCGTCTACAACGGAAACGGAAGCATGGCACAATTCAACCATCCGGAATTTGGCGGCGGCGGTCAATGGATGCAGGGCGGCATGACAATGGTCAGCGATCTGTTCAACAACCATTTGAAGTATCGCGTCGAAAGCATTTGCAACGATGTCGCCAACGAGCTGGCGGCAAACCAATCGGTTCCGTTCAGCGGATCGTTCCAGTCACAAAGTCAAAACGGATCATCGGCACAGACGCAGGCGGCTGGTGCGATGGGATCAGCCAACAGCCTGTTTGTTCCCGACCCGACGCAAAATTGGTGGCCACAAAATCTGGGCTCGCCCGCGGCAACGGGATCACAAAACAATGTTCGCTACGCCTATTTTCCGAACAGTTGCCGACTCGCGGTTTCCACTGGTGGAGTCCCGTGGGTTTACGACACGTTGAACCATCAGATCGGTGGATTCTCTCAGCAACAGGGCGTTGGCGGATCCATAACTTTCACCAGCCAGTTTGGAGTCGTCAGCCTGTCAACTTTGCCGGTCGTTTCACGCGACGGCGTTGCACAGCCTGCACCGACTCCGTCCGCGCCGGAACCTGATTCGCAGTCGCTTGTTTTCGCTTCCGAGCCAAACCCTCAGACTGCCGAATCGGTCTCGCCGAACGATGCTGTTTCGACAACCGGGACCATGACTTCGTCCTCCGGCAATCAGGAAGACATCATTGAAACCCTCGATCGGCTTGGCGGCCTCAAGGAAAAGGGCTATATCACACAAGAAGAATTCAATTCGAAAAAGTCAGAGCTGTTGAAGCGACTGTAG
- a CDS encoding fatty acid desaturase family protein yields MNHSTGYIMAARREAASTEIKRQREFYQAAREICSDLFSVRPSVYWVDFLASVVTAYVLVSVYLAMPLSSPIAWFCFAVGGVLIYRSSMFIHEIVHLPSNEMKFFRRFWNFFAGVPLMVPSFTYESHLHHHSSRHYGTENDGEYLPLASGTILGVVAFLAQVFFQPILVVFRYAIWTPISFCHAGLRKWTLQHATSLVINFQYENHKRPEKQTVEDTFWELLTAFRVWVMFGLVLVGTMPVERLPKIYALAVFILIVNHVRTLAAHRYTSDGSTISHLDQFLDSTNITGNWLTELMCPLGLRYHALHHLFPKIPYYNLGVAHRRLVERLPADSLYHDTVYPNARAAIGELMESVRSSK; encoded by the coding sequence ATGAATCATTCGACAGGATATATTATGGCCGCCCGTCGTGAGGCGGCTTCAACAGAAATAAAAAGACAGCGCGAGTTCTATCAGGCAGCCCGCGAAATTTGCAGCGACCTGTTCTCGGTTCGCCCGTCGGTCTATTGGGTCGACTTTCTGGCGTCCGTGGTCACTGCCTATGTGCTGGTCAGCGTCTATCTTGCGATGCCGCTCTCGTCGCCGATCGCCTGGTTCTGTTTCGCAGTTGGCGGCGTTTTGATCTATCGATCGTCGATGTTCATTCACGAAATCGTGCATCTCCCGTCGAACGAGATGAAGTTCTTTCGTCGCTTCTGGAATTTCTTTGCGGGCGTGCCGTTGATGGTGCCGTCGTTTACTTACGAAAGCCACTTGCACCACCACAGCAGTCGGCACTATGGTACCGAGAACGATGGCGAGTACCTTCCGTTGGCAAGCGGAACGATCTTGGGCGTCGTTGCGTTTCTGGCTCAGGTCTTTTTCCAGCCGATCCTGGTCGTGTTCCGCTATGCGATTTGGACGCCGATTTCTTTCTGCCACGCCGGATTAAGAAAGTGGACTTTGCAGCACGCCACTTCGCTGGTGATCAACTTCCAATACGAGAATCACAAGCGGCCCGAAAAACAAACGGTCGAGGACACGTTTTGGGAACTGCTGACAGCGTTTCGCGTTTGGGTCATGTTCGGGTTGGTCCTGGTCGGCACGATGCCCGTCGAGCGCTTGCCAAAGATTTATGCCCTGGCGGTTTTCATCCTGATCGTGAACCATGTCAGAACACTGGCCGCCCATCGCTACACCAGCGATGGCTCAACGATTTCGCACCTCGACCAATTTTTGGATTCGACCAACATCACCGGAAATTGGCTGACCGAACTGATGTGCCCGCTGGGGTTGAGGTACCACGCTCTGCACCATTTGTTCCCGAAGATTCCGTACTACAACCTCGGCGTAGCGCATCGAAGGCTCGTTGAGCGGCTGCCGGCTGATTCGTTGTATCACGATACCGTTTACCCGAACGCTCGTGCGGCGATTGGTGAGCTGATGGAATCGGTTCGGTCGTCGAAGTAG